Proteins from one Camelina sativa cultivar DH55 chromosome 8, Cs, whole genome shotgun sequence genomic window:
- the LOC104707603 gene encoding transcription repressor KAN1-like, which produces MSRMHWTDDRHHLFVEAVEFLGGERTATPKKILNYMGERDLTLSQVKSHLQMYRNKKEGVSVKERRMIRKMNQRQSHQYLQIYEHLRDAIPNQQNTRTVTPMEVSCKSLYQSSRVGKNENKDNDVIAAGDGANGEEDMSLELTLGLKY; this is translated from the exons ATGTCGCGTATGCACTGGACTGACGATCGTCATCACCTTTTTGTTGAAGCCGTTGAATTTCTCGGTGGCGAAAGGA CAGCAACACCTAAGAAAATTTTGAACTATATGGGTGAAAGAGACCTTACTTTATCACAAGTTAAAAGCCATCTCCAG ATGTATAGGAACAAGAAGGAAGGAGTATCTGTAAAAG AAAGGAGAATGATACGAAAAATGAATCAGAGGCAGTCTCATCAGTACCTTCAGATCTATGAACATCTTCGAGATGCTATCCCAAATCaacaaaa TACTAGGACGGTAACCCCAATGGAAGTATCTTGCAAGTCTCTCTATCAATCTTCAAGG gtgggaaaaaatgaaaacaaagacaATGATGTCATTGCTGCTGGGGATGGTGCTAATGGTGAAGAAGACATGTCTCTTGAACTCACTCTTGGTCTCAAG